CTTCTTTGTCGAGGGTAGTGAGACATCCTTAAAGGAAGCGCTTATTGCTATGGCATTGTATGGGATCTACCTGATTGTCTATCTGCTGATAGAGCCATTTCCCGCTATGACGTCTAAGTATATGGGGCAACTTTACGGTTTGTTACCAGCGCTATCTTTTGGTGCCATATTGTTTCCGCATTTCAATCAGCATTCTCCTGAAATTGTCACCAAAGCTATTGGCTGGGTCGGATTGACGACAGCGTTTATTATTCTTTGTTATTTTAAGTGGTTAGTGTGGTGAGGACTGAATTACTGATAGGTGACTAATTAAATTATGAATACCTTAAGTCAGTAATGCATGATTGGCTTTCTAATATGACCAACACGGACACACATCACCATAAGTGATTGCGGCATATATAACTCACGAGCTAATACAGGTCGAGATGCCGAATTCGCTCTTACCTTCTGACCGTGTCATGAGCCGACTGATAAAACGATACAGTAAGAGCAAAATGGGTGTGGAATAAAACTCATCAGCGGCTAGATATCCCCTAAAGTCCAGAGCCCCCCCACACACATTGTTAAGTGAGTTCGACCACGGGTAATGGGGCGCCTACTATCTTGTTGTCGGGTGAAAAAGGGAAAATAATTTCAATCGTGATACCGTTTGGATCGTCGAGAAAGATCTGATGCTCATTGATTTGCGGGATCACGCGTTCACGAAAAGGAATCTTCAGTTGCGTCAAGTGCTGCTGAGTTGATGCGAGGTGGTGCCCTTTGAATGAGATATGGTCTATGGCCCCTGAGCCTGATTGGCCTTCTTTGCCTCCTAAATAATCCACCAGAGCTTTGGGAGTATGCCCAGCAGGGAGAGACACTAGATGTAAAATAGGGTGTCCATCATCGTTGTACATCCAAGCACCTGGAAAAGCAAATTGAGGGCGAGGGCCGCGCTGCAGCCCAAGAGACTGTTCAAAGAACTGTATGGTTATATCTAGGTTAGAGGTTCTGATGGTAAAGTGATCGATGGCCTTTATACGCATATGATTGCCTTGTGCCTGAAGGGAAACGTACTATTCACAATACGTGATCGGTGACGGCAAAGAGAAGGGCAGCCAACCTAAAAACACTTTTTATCCAAACCGAATAGTCGATAACTTATCCTGCGACACACTAGTCATAGTTCTGTCGTACCCTGATATCTTGTCCACTATCACATCGGTTACAATGCCATGCTCTCCGCTTCTTGATCTTTAGTTGAGGCGGCTCACCCATTCAGCCCCTCATTCGTCATTATTTGGCTGAGCCGAATAGTTAATTCAAATTTCCCCTAATTATCAAACTAGCTCTGATCAATATACTGACTCCATGATTATCAGGTCGACTGGAGTTCGTTAGCAATCATCCCAGTGACCGCGTCTTAACTGAGGAACCGATGATGAGCAAACTATTTGAACCGACGCAACTAAAGCAACTGGATCTGCAAAACCGTGTTGTAATGGCACCCATGACCCGAGCGCGCACCAGCCAGCCGGGTAATATACCTAACCCAATGATGGCAACTTATTACCAGCAACGCGCGACCGCGGGCTTAATTATCTCTGAAGCAACACAGATTTCTGACGATTCGCAAGGTTATTCTTTCACTCCGGGCGTATACACCGACGAACAAGTCGCGGGTTGGAAAACCGTGACTCAAGCCGCCAAACAACAAGGTGCTGTCATGTTTTGTCAGCTCTGGCATGTCGGTCGCGTATCGCACCCAAGTTTTCAAAACGGCGAGCAACCTATCGCGCCATCAGCTCTGAAGCCAGTAGATACTCAAGTGTGGATCGCCGACGAAAATGGCGATGGCAATATGGTGGATTGTGTCGAGCCAAGAGCCATGTCTCAGGCAGATATTGACCGAGTGGTGAGCGATTTTGCTTATGCGGCAAAGCGTGCGATTGAAGCGGGTTTCGATGGCGTTGAAATTCACGGCGGTAACGGTTACTTGATTGATCAGTTCCTGCGCACAAACTCCAATCACAGAACCGATCAATACGGCGGAACTCAGGCAAACCGTATCCGCTTTTTATTAGAGGTGGTCGATGCCGTTAGTGATGCCATCGGTGCTGATAAAGTCGGAGTGCGACTGGCGCCTTTCATCACGTTTAAGGACATGAACTGCCCGGAGATTGTACCGACGATTTTAAAAGCGTCTAAGCAACTTCAAGCTCGTGATATTGCTTACTTACATCTGTCGGAAGCTGACTGGGATGACGCGCCAGTGATTCCCGAAAGTTTCAGAGCTGAGCTGCGTGACTACTTCACCAATACCATTATTGTCGCGGGCAGCTACACCCAACAACGTGCGGAGATCGTACTCGAAAAAGGGTATGTAGATTTAGTCGCGTTTGGGCGTCCGTTTGTTTCTAACCCAGATTTGGTGGCACGCCTAAAGCATCAACAGCCTCTGCAGGAGCTGGATGGTGCGACACTGTTTGGTGGTGATGAACGCGGGTATACCGATTACCCTACGTATGGCTAAAGGCACTGGGCTCAAGCTGCTACTTTTAAACAAAACAGGAAAGGACAACAATGAAAAAGATAGCTAAATCTTTACTGGCAGTCGGTATCCTAACGACGGGCTCTGTTCAGGCGTTTGAACTTATGAGCGAAGACGTTATTGAAGGCCATCCGATGCAGAAAACCTTTGAGTATCAGGGCTGGGGTTGTGATGGTGACAATTTGTCTCCTCAGCTGACATGGAAGGGAGCACCTGCTGGGACCAAGAGCTATGCAATCTCAGTGTATGATCCCGATGCACCGACAGGCAGTGGCTTCTGGCATTGGTTGGCATTTAACATTCCGGCTTCTGTTAATGCATTACCCCGCGGAGCAGACATTAACAAATTAGGTGGCACAGAATCTCGAATCGACTTTGGCACGACCGGCTATGGAGGTGCGTGCCCGCCCGTTGGAGATGGTATGCATCGCTACCAGTTTACTGTTTGGGCGCTTCCTACTGCCACCTTAGATCTTAATGCACAAACGCCCGCAGCAGTAGTCGGGTTTACCTTAAATAGTGTGGCTTTAGGTAAAGCGACATTGACAGCGACCTATACGCGCTAGAGAGTACAAAGCTCAGATCGTGTTTCATCACTGCTTACTCAGATACAAGCAGCACCCGTGCTGATTAGTTAAGCCCGAAATGGACGGTTGAACGAGCCTACGAGGATGTCAGAATCCAAGTGTATTCGTGCACTTGGATTTTTATGTTGTTAAGACGAGGTCTAAACAGCGCTCTGGTCTGTCAGGCTTATGCCTACTTAAGGTAATAGGTGGGTGTTTTAAAGAGGCTGGAGTCATTACCATCCATTACTTCTTATCTCAACAACCTCCAATCACCAACTCGGTATACCCCGTTGTTTCATCCTGTTCTCTGGAAAAATTCAGGTTAGGGTACTTGTGAAGGATCAGTTCTGCTGTGGTGTCTATGATACTGTTTTCGAGAAGATGGCCGCCAATTACCTGACCTGCGCTATTTGCGACCGAAATGTGGATGTGTTGGTGATTTGGGGTCAGTGTCCCCATCACTGAAACAATTTCAAAAGGTTGGGTTAGCGTTATGGATTGTTCGGCGCCTGCGAGGCGAATGCTGATTTGTTGCAAACACCCTACACAGGATGCAATTGTTCCTGCCTGAATACTATGTTGTTTTACCAGAGACTGAATTTGCTTTTTTAGGTCTTGCCCTTTGGTGAGTCGAGTCGCAATAGGCTGAATCATAGAATATTCTCACGCGCTAAAAGTTTGTAAAATAAAAGGAGCAAATTGATTGCTCCTTTACATTGTTTAATTTGTATCACTTCAAGCGTAAAAGCTTAATGCGCTCTTGCGACTGCACCTTGCGAGCTGACATTGATCGTTAGGGTTGATAGAGGGACGAAAGCGGACTGCCCTTTACTTAGAACTAAGGTATTGTCACCAGCTTGCAGTGTTACATCGTTATCGATGGCGAAGATGATCTCTGCTCGGCTCAACACCAATGTATGATTTTCTGGCTGTTGGAGCACAGAGAATTTAAAGTCGTCGACAGGAACTGGAAAGCTTAGCTCGCAACCGTCTGTAATTGGTTGAGTCAAGATTTTGTTGTTATCCAGTGCTTCGAATTTACAACTATTGACCAGCTCTTCAACATCCATGTATTTAGGGGTTAAGCCTGCACGCAACACGTTATCAGAGTTAGCCATGATTTCTAGACCTGTGCCTTTGATGTAGGCATGAGGAGTACCTGCATCTAAAAACATGGCTTCACCCGGCTGGAGCTCTAGTACATTCAACATCAACGGAGCAAGTAAGCCCACATCGTTCGGATATTGTTTGTTGAGTGCTAAAACCAGTGTTGCCAGTGGATCTTTACTATTTCCCGCCCAACTTAGCAGTGCATCAAGCGCTTTCGACTTCTTCTCGCCATCAAGCTCTAGTATCGCTTTAAAGAATTTCTGTAACCCTTGCGGAGAAAGGTCTGAACGAAATGCGTCAATATCGAATTGCAGAACTTGCGCGTTGAGGGCGTCAAATAGCGCGATAATATCGTTAAAATCACGAAAACCATTCATCGCCATATAAGGTGTAAGAGCGTAAACCAATTCCGGTTTATGGTTAGGGTCTTTGTAATTTCGGTTAGATGCCCCGCGGTCAATACCGGCTTTGTCTTCTCTCGCAAATCCTTCTTCAGCTTGTGCTTTGGACGGGTGTACTTGGATGGACAGCGCTTGTGCGGCAGCTAGCACTTTAAACAGGAAAGGCAGCTCACCGAAGCGTTGATTTGTCTCTGCACCGATGGTTTGGTCTGGGTTTTGCTCTATGTAGTCAGAAAGCAGTACGGTTTTATTATCAACCTGGATCTTTGAGCAGCCGTTTGGGTGGGCGCCCATCCAAATTTCCGCTTGAGGCTGATGGTCAGGGTTGGCGATACCAAACAATGTATTGATCGAATCGTGGCTACCCCAAGGGTAGTTTTGAATAACGTTTTCCAATAGGAAAAATGGAGCAGAGTGAGACATTCTTATACCTTACAAAAAATACCGCTAGCAAATGGCCAAAAAGTTCTCAGGCCTAAACTCGTCTAGTTTACAAACTTGCCAATATCATGAGCAAGATAAAAGAGATAGGAGTGTGACTATGTCATGATGAAGTGAAATTTTAGCAGGACGATGACGAGGAAAACTATGCTGGTAGGGCTGGATATAGGTGGGACAAAAATAGAAGGTGTGGGGTTAGATAAAGAGACCTATGCAACGCTAATCAAGTATCGTGAGTCAACGGATACCAAAAGCTATCAAGGGTTTCTCCATTCAGTCCTCACTGTGATCAAACAAGTTGAGAAATATGGTGAGGTTGATTCGATTGGCATTGGTTGTTGTGGCTCGGTGGGTAACGATGGGCTGATGCAAGGGGCGAATGTCACGGTGTTAAATGGTCAAGATTTCATTGGGGATTTGCGCAAGTTTATTGATGTTCCCGTTGCGCTCGCCAATGATGCTGATTGCCTTGCGCTGTCCGAGTTTAAAGATGGGGCAGCAAAACAGGCACAGAACTCCTGCGTCACTATGATTATTGGCACGGGCTGTGGTTCTGGCGTCATCATCAATAATGGTTTAGTGACGGGTTTAAATAAGCTAGGCGGAGAGTTAGGACATAACCCATTGCCTGGATACGATAAGGAAAAAGACGGTCAACCAGTTGAGTGTTACTGCGGTTCGCTTAACTGTACTGAGTCATTTGTATCTGGTACTGGATTTAGTCGTTCATTTTCAGAGAAGTACTATCCTGCGGATTCGAAAAAAATTATGGCTATGTATGCGCAAGGTAACCAAGATGCAAGACAGCATTTTGATCTCTACTGTGACCAACTAGCTCGCGTATGTGCTTCCATTGTCAATTTTATCGACCCTGAAGTAATTGTTCTTGGAGGTGGGATGTCAAATGTTGATGCCGTGTATCCGCTTGTCAATGAAAAACTTAACCAGTATACGTTTAATAAATCAGCCAAAACGCGCATTGTGAAAAACGTTCATGGTGACTCGTCAGGTGTTCGCGGAGCAGCGTTCCTGCATTCGTTTGAACAATAAATCAGTTAATCGAATAGCTTTTTACGCTTGGGTTTGTCTGCTTGGGTTCCGATTGCGTTTGTTCATTGAGAGGAGCCCATTTTAACGCGCCGTTAGTTTCAAAATCATTGGCTTCGGTGCACTTCATGTAGTGTTCTCCGACCTGAAGTATCGCGCCTAATGAGTATCCTTGGTCTTGATAGTAACAAACCCGCTTGGCCGCTTCGCTTCCATCAATGGCTATGACGGCTTTGCCGGGCGTCGTAATAACGTTTGCTGAAGCGGATGCTGATGCCAACAACAGCAAAGTGAATAGATTGATGCGCATAAACTCTCCTTAGACGAAATCATAAGTTATAGGCGACCGATCCTTAGTCGCGATTAAGTCGTTACCGAGAAAAATGTGTGATTGTGTTTGTTTCTCTTTAGTCTCCATATTTACGCTGATAACGAGGTAGCATACTTTCGTTCCCCAGTAAGCCACCTTGATGGACGTAAATGATCGTTTTATCAGGGTTCTCCGCAAACCAAGACCGTAAGCATTGCCACATCATTGGGTCGTAGAGTAAATCAAATTCAACGTCAGTTTGCTCCAAAAGTTTACGCCAGATTTCGTAATCTTGGCGATAAAGTTTGCCGAAATGATGTTTGTT
This sequence is a window from Vibrio coralliilyticus. Protein-coding genes within it:
- a CDS encoding YbhB/YbcL family Raf kinase inhibitor-like protein, which produces MKKIAKSLLAVGILTTGSVQAFELMSEDVIEGHPMQKTFEYQGWGCDGDNLSPQLTWKGAPAGTKSYAISVYDPDAPTGSGFWHWLAFNIPASVNALPRGADINKLGGTESRIDFGTTGYGGACPPVGDGMHRYQFTVWALPTATLDLNAQTPAAVVGFTLNSVALGKATLTATYTR
- the manA gene encoding mannose-6-phosphate isomerase, class I — its product is MSHSAPFFLLENVIQNYPWGSHDSINTLFGIANPDHQPQAEIWMGAHPNGCSKIQVDNKTVLLSDYIEQNPDQTIGAETNQRFGELPFLFKVLAAAQALSIQVHPSKAQAEEGFAREDKAGIDRGASNRNYKDPNHKPELVYALTPYMAMNGFRDFNDIIALFDALNAQVLQFDIDAFRSDLSPQGLQKFFKAILELDGEKKSKALDALLSWAGNSKDPLATLVLALNKQYPNDVGLLAPLMLNVLELQPGEAMFLDAGTPHAYIKGTGLEIMANSDNVLRAGLTPKYMDVEELVNSCKFEALDNNKILTQPITDGCELSFPVPVDDFKFSVLQQPENHTLVLSRAEIIFAIDNDVTLQAGDNTLVLSKGQSAFVPLSTLTINVSSQGAVARAH
- a CDS encoding ROK family protein; this translates as MTRKTMLVGLDIGGTKIEGVGLDKETYATLIKYRESTDTKSYQGFLHSVLTVIKQVEKYGEVDSIGIGCCGSVGNDGLMQGANVTVLNGQDFIGDLRKFIDVPVALANDADCLALSEFKDGAAKQAQNSCVTMIIGTGCGSGVIINNGLVTGLNKLGGELGHNPLPGYDKEKDGQPVECYCGSLNCTESFVSGTGFSRSFSEKYYPADSKKIMAMYAQGNQDARQHFDLYCDQLARVCASIVNFIDPEVIVLGGGMSNVDAVYPLVNEKLNQYTFNKSAKTRIVKNVHGDSSGVRGAAFLHSFEQ
- a CDS encoding PPC domain-containing DNA-binding protein, which codes for MIQPIATRLTKGQDLKKQIQSLVKQHSIQAGTIASCVGCLQQISIRLAGAEQSITLTQPFEIVSVMGTLTPNHQHIHISVANSAGQVIGGHLLENSIIDTTAELILHKYPNLNFSREQDETTGYTELVIGGC
- a CDS encoding DUF1496 domain-containing protein; protein product: MRINLFTLLLLASASASANVITTPGKAVIAIDGSEAAKRVCYYQDQGYSLGAILQVGEHYMKCTEANDFETNGALKWAPLNEQTQSEPKQTNPSVKSYSIN
- a CDS encoding VOC family protein; its protein translation is MRIKAIDHFTIRTSNLDITIQFFEQSLGLQRGPRPQFAFPGAWMYNDDGHPILHLVSLPAGHTPKALVDYLGGKEGQSGSGAIDHISFKGHHLASTQQHLTQLKIPFRERVIPQINEHQIFLDDPNGITIEIIFPFSPDNKIVGAPLPVVELT
- a CDS encoding alkene reductase, giving the protein MSKLFEPTQLKQLDLQNRVVMAPMTRARTSQPGNIPNPMMATYYQQRATAGLIISEATQISDDSQGYSFTPGVYTDEQVAGWKTVTQAAKQQGAVMFCQLWHVGRVSHPSFQNGEQPIAPSALKPVDTQVWIADENGDGNMVDCVEPRAMSQADIDRVVSDFAYAAKRAIEAGFDGVEIHGGNGYLIDQFLRTNSNHRTDQYGGTQANRIRFLLEVVDAVSDAIGADKVGVRLAPFITFKDMNCPEIVPTILKASKQLQARDIAYLHLSEADWDDAPVIPESFRAELRDYFTNTIIVAGSYTQQRAEIVLEKGYVDLVAFGRPFVSNPDLVARLKHQQPLQELDGATLFGGDERGYTDYPTYG